In Humulus lupulus chromosome 6, drHumLupu1.1, whole genome shotgun sequence, a single genomic region encodes these proteins:
- the LOC133784878 gene encoding uncharacterized mitochondrial protein AtMg00860-like: MHAKCGSIPKPTIISSYTTGEGKHEDDDDDFIQFSRHQHPMALVVELGDGSDENINLGPIVSKYDVEVDPAKIKAVKDWPKPMNATEVRSFLGLAGYYRRYAEGFSRITTPLKNLTRKQQKFEWTEKCEESFKTLKDKLITAPVLCVPNDKGKFVVYCDASEQGLGCVLMQDERVVAYASRQLKEYE, from the exons ATGCATGCAAAATGTGGTTCGATTCCAAAACCCACAATAATAAGCAGCTACACTACTGGTGAAGGTAAACATGAAGATGACGACGACGACTTCATTCAATTTTCACGCCATCAACATCCAATGGCACTTGTAGTCGAGCTTGGAGATGGTAGTGATGAAAATATTAATCTAG GACCAATTGTGTCTAAATATGACGtggaagtagatccagccaagatcaaagcagtgaaggactggcccaaacctATGAATGCAacagaggtgagaagttttctgggattggcaggatactatagacgatATGCTGAAGGATTCTCCAGAATAACTACACCCTTAAAAAATTTGACGAGGAAGCaacagaaattcgaatggacggagaaATGCGAAGAAAGCTTCAAGACATTAAAGGATAAGCTCATAACAGCCCCAGTTCTGTGCGTTCCAAacgataagggcaagtttgtagtgtattgtgatGCGTCAGAGCagggacttggatgcgttttgatgcaagacgaaAGAGTGGTCGCCTATGCCTCAAGACAGCTTAAGGAGTATGAATAG